The proteins below are encoded in one region of Drosophila santomea strain STO CAGO 1482 chromosome 3R, Prin_Dsan_1.1, whole genome shotgun sequence:
- the LOC120454067 gene encoding phosphatidylinositol 4-kinase type 2-alpha isoform X1 translates to MSGARDQADPPLLQLEDEVDLIGDFVKDQTPPTSQLAPLLNGFESTSNQLTTKVEINTIGLGKRKTRRRGRKGREPMLLSVDDEEDEEETQEERNQSNGLPPGEESAGGDAGIQKPQLDKLVMLHDDQTDDEDGEEAVLLKRSSNPRNQRFKVRTEESSESTQQPQIISHIAPAKVASISPLKTTSHTALVRHPHDEADEICLVPEIDFEGMSTDAGSDNRESQPLLGGGSASHGSRISELLGGLGRGHDHVEFVSNTFGDDPLFSEIVAKAEGAIENGVLPERIYQGSSGSYFVKDASQQCLAVFKPKDEEPYGRLNPKWTKWMHKLCCPCCFGRACLIPNQGYLSESGASLVDRKLNLNVVPKTRVVRLVAESFNYARIDRQKAKLKKRIKEHYPSAHFNRMSLPLKTGSFQLFVEGYKDADYWLRRFDSEPLPPSVAKSFQLQFERLVVLDYIIRNTDRGNDNWLIKYVAPKITTQVGGTGGRTMHGIVRPKLPNALGASKIVDLNEVQAIPNTAADGRQINHLDGGATTNAQQDSSSLNSSEDEPSSRSPSSEPDWNVVNSAFIRIAAIDNGLAFPFKHPDSWRAYPYHWAWLPQAKTPFSEEIKEHVLPQLSDMNFVEEICTDLLYLFQQDRGFDKRLFERQMSVMRGQILNLTQALRDGKSPVQLVQMPAVIVERSSGSRFFSFTQRFQNKSPFFSWC, encoded by the exons ATGAGCGGCGCTCGGGATCAGGCGGATCCCCCGCTGCTCCAGCTCGAGGACGAAGTGGATCTCATCGGGGACTTTGTCAAGGACCAAACGCCACCTACAAGCCAACTAGCTCCGCTTCTAAATGGATTCGAGTCGACTAGCAACCAGTTGACCACCAAAGTTGAG ATCAACACTATTGGTTTGGGCAAACGCAAGACCAGGAGAAGAGGCAGAAAGGGGCGGGAACCCATGCTATTGTCGGTGGACGACGAAGAGGATGAGGAAGAGACGCAAGAGGAGAGGAACCAGTCGAACGGGCTGCCGCCAGGGGAGGAGAGTGCCGGCGGCGATGCTGGTATTCAGAAACCGCAACTGGATAAGTTGGTTATGCTCCACGACGACCAGACCGACGACGAAGATGGCGAAGAGGCAGTGCTGTTGAAGAGAAGCTCAAACCCGCGCAACCAGAGATTCAAAGTTCGCACTGAGGAGAGCAGCGAAAGCACCCAACAGCCCCAGATCATTAGTCACATTGCACCCGCGAAGGTAGCATCGATATCTCCGCTAAAAACCACTTCGCACACTGCCCTCGTCCGTCATCCGCATGACGAGGCCGACGAAATTTGCCTGGTGCCAGAAATCGACTTCGAGGGCATGTCCACGGACGCCGGCAGCGACAACCGGGAGTCACAGCCGCTCTTGGGTGGAGGCAGTGCCAGTCACGGCAGTCGCATCAGCGAGCTGTTGGGTGGACTAGGACGCGGGCACGATCATGTGGAGTTCGTGTCGAACACATTTGGCG ATGACCCGCTTTTCTCGGAGATTGTGGCGAAGGCGGAGGGTGCCATCGAGAATGGTGTGCTGCCCGAGCGCATTTACCAGGGTAGCAGTGGTTCCTATTTCGTGAAGGATGCCTCCCAA CAATGTCTGGCTGTATTTAAGCCAAAGGACGAGGAGCCCTATGGTAGACTGAATCCAAAGTGGACGAAATGGATGCATAAGCTGTGCTGCCCGTGTTGTTTTGGCCGAGCTTGCTTAATTCCCAATCAGGG GTACCTGTCCGAATCAGGAGCCAGCTTGGTAGATCGAAAACTTAATCTAAATGTGGTTCCAAAGACGCGTGTGGTTAGATTGGTTGCCGAGAGCTTTAACTACGCCCGCATTGATCGACAGAAGGCGAAGCTGAAAAAGCGCATCAAGGAGCACTATCCGTCGGCTCACTTCAACCGAATGAGCCTTCCTCTAAAG ACTGGCTCCTTTCAGCTCTTCGTGGAGGGCTACAAGGATGCAGACTACTGGCTGCGGCGCTTTGACAGCGAACCTTTGCCGCCTTCAGTGGCCAAGTCATTTCAACTGCAGTTTGAACGTCTCGTCGTTCTAGATTATATTATACGCAACACGGACCGGGGCAACGACAACTGGCTGATCAAATACGTGGCACCTAAGATCACGACCCAGGTGGGTGGCACCGGCGGCAGAACCATGCACGGAATTGTGAGACCCAAATTGCCCAATGCGTTGGGGGCTTCAAAAATCGTTGATCTAAACGAAGTGCAGGCTATTCCAAATACGGCGGCCGATGGTCGCCAAATAAACCACCTGGATGGTGGAGCAACCACCAATGCACAGCAGGACAGCAGCAGTCTGAACAGCAGCGAAGATGAACCCTCCTCGAGATCTCCTTCGTCGGAGCCCGATTGGAACGTGGTGAACTCTGCATTCATTCGGATCGCTGCCATCGACAATGGCCTCGCCTTTCCATTCAAGCACCCGGACTCTTGGCGAGCTTATCCCTACCATTGGGCATGGTTGCCGCAGGCGAAAACTCCATTTAGCGAAGAAATAAAGGAGCATGTGCTGCCACAGTTGTCAGATATGAACTTTGTAGAGGAGATCTGCACGGATTTGTTGTACCTCTTCCAGCAGGATCGTGGCTTTGACAAGCGTCTCTTCGAGCGTCAGATGTCGGTGATGCGGGGCCAGATTCTTAATCTCACCCAGGCTCTGAGGGATGGTAAGTCGCCGGTGCAACTGGTCCAGATGCCAGCGGTTATTGTCGAGCG ATCCAGTGGCAGTCGTTTCTTTTCCTTTACGCAGCGCTTCCAAAACAAGAGCCCTTTCTTCTCTTGGTG ctaa
- the LOC120454067 gene encoding phosphatidylinositol 4-kinase type 2-beta isoform X2 yields the protein MSKTNIKTFLSQEPLSNTIAAKYPAESRDDEQPTTSKDALESSSSVPSASVPYACICCENKCQLDKDYLETQSDKEGTPPFLVNSPSMARDSKDTVTVRFAAPRCNCANCPLRNFYDPLFSEIVAKAEGAIENGVLPERIYQGSSGSYFVKDASQQCLAVFKPKDEEPYGRLNPKWTKWMHKLCCPCCFGRACLIPNQGYLSESGASLVDRKLNLNVVPKTRVVRLVAESFNYARIDRQKAKLKKRIKEHYPSAHFNRMSLPLKTGSFQLFVEGYKDADYWLRRFDSEPLPPSVAKSFQLQFERLVVLDYIIRNTDRGNDNWLIKYVAPKITTQVGGTGGRTMHGIVRPKLPNALGASKIVDLNEVQAIPNTAADGRQINHLDGGATTNAQQDSSSLNSSEDEPSSRSPSSEPDWNVVNSAFIRIAAIDNGLAFPFKHPDSWRAYPYHWAWLPQAKTPFSEEIKEHVLPQLSDMNFVEEICTDLLYLFQQDRGFDKRLFERQMSVMRGQILNLTQALRDGKSPVQLVQMPAVIVERSSGSRFFSFTQRFQNKSPFFSWC from the exons ATGTCGAAGACCAACATTAAGACGTTTCTCAGCCAGGAGCCATTGTCTAACACTATAGCAGCCAAGTATCCTGCCGAATCAAGAGACGATGAGCAGCCCACAACAAGCAAGGATGCGCTGGAGAGCAGCTCCTCGGTGCCCTCCGCCTCGGTGCCCTACGCCTGCATCTGCTGCGAGAACAAGTGCCAGCTGGACAAGGACTATCTTGAGACGCAGTCCGACAAGGAGGGCACTCCGCCCTTTCTGGTGAACTCACCGTCAATGGCGCGTGACTCCAAAGATACAGTAACCGTTCGATTCGCGGCTCCTCGCTGCAATTGCGCCAATTGCCCGCTGAGGAACTTCT ATGACCCGCTTTTCTCGGAGATTGTGGCGAAGGCGGAGGGTGCCATCGAGAATGGTGTGCTGCCCGAGCGCATTTACCAGGGTAGCAGTGGTTCCTATTTCGTGAAGGATGCCTCCCAA CAATGTCTGGCTGTATTTAAGCCAAAGGACGAGGAGCCCTATGGTAGACTGAATCCAAAGTGGACGAAATGGATGCATAAGCTGTGCTGCCCGTGTTGTTTTGGCCGAGCTTGCTTAATTCCCAATCAGGG GTACCTGTCCGAATCAGGAGCCAGCTTGGTAGATCGAAAACTTAATCTAAATGTGGTTCCAAAGACGCGTGTGGTTAGATTGGTTGCCGAGAGCTTTAACTACGCCCGCATTGATCGACAGAAGGCGAAGCTGAAAAAGCGCATCAAGGAGCACTATCCGTCGGCTCACTTCAACCGAATGAGCCTTCCTCTAAAG ACTGGCTCCTTTCAGCTCTTCGTGGAGGGCTACAAGGATGCAGACTACTGGCTGCGGCGCTTTGACAGCGAACCTTTGCCGCCTTCAGTGGCCAAGTCATTTCAACTGCAGTTTGAACGTCTCGTCGTTCTAGATTATATTATACGCAACACGGACCGGGGCAACGACAACTGGCTGATCAAATACGTGGCACCTAAGATCACGACCCAGGTGGGTGGCACCGGCGGCAGAACCATGCACGGAATTGTGAGACCCAAATTGCCCAATGCGTTGGGGGCTTCAAAAATCGTTGATCTAAACGAAGTGCAGGCTATTCCAAATACGGCGGCCGATGGTCGCCAAATAAACCACCTGGATGGTGGAGCAACCACCAATGCACAGCAGGACAGCAGCAGTCTGAACAGCAGCGAAGATGAACCCTCCTCGAGATCTCCTTCGTCGGAGCCCGATTGGAACGTGGTGAACTCTGCATTCATTCGGATCGCTGCCATCGACAATGGCCTCGCCTTTCCATTCAAGCACCCGGACTCTTGGCGAGCTTATCCCTACCATTGGGCATGGTTGCCGCAGGCGAAAACTCCATTTAGCGAAGAAATAAAGGAGCATGTGCTGCCACAGTTGTCAGATATGAACTTTGTAGAGGAGATCTGCACGGATTTGTTGTACCTCTTCCAGCAGGATCGTGGCTTTGACAAGCGTCTCTTCGAGCGTCAGATGTCGGTGATGCGGGGCCAGATTCTTAATCTCACCCAGGCTCTGAGGGATGGTAAGTCGCCGGTGCAACTGGTCCAGATGCCAGCGGTTATTGTCGAGCG ATCCAGTGGCAGTCGTTTCTTTTCCTTTACGCAGCGCTTCCAAAACAAGAGCCCTTTCTTCTCTTGGTG ctaa
- the LOC120454073 gene encoding uncharacterized protein LOC120454073, with protein sequence MSTRNSEKEAAGQLLDNLYLDMFHLVEEHTQCRVNLEQRNASGAILLARTRFQHGGSHCVSTAQIPTENSAEFNALCRVVDSTDGISIERQKVDKSKGFVEPLHWFSVLPPMSLRNAVSKFKDCIELVAESTNLQRQLGEALDWITNLRRSAVLN encoded by the exons ATGAGCACCAGAAACAGCGAAAAGGAGGCCGCTGGCCAGCTGCTGGATAACTTGTACCTGGACATGTTCCACCTCGTCGAGGAGCACACACAGTGTCGGGTTAATTTGGAGCAAAGGAACGCCAGTGGGGCGATTCTCCTGGCCCGCACCAGATTTCAGCACGGAGGCAGCCACTGCGTATCCACGGCCCAGATTCCCACGGAGAACAGTGCCGAGTTCAACGCTCTCTGTCGGGTGGTGGACTCCACGGATGGCATCTCAATCGAGCGACAGAAGGTGGACAAGTCCAAGGGCTTCGTGGAGCCCCTCCACTGGTTCTC GGTTCTGCCACCGATGAGCTTGCGCAATGCGGTGTCCAAGTTCAAGGATTGTATAGAGCTGGTCGCCGAGAGCACTAATCTGCAGCGGCAGCTGGGAGAAGCGCTGGATTGGATTACAAATCTGCGCAGGAGTGCCGTTCTGAACTAG
- the LOC120454068 gene encoding phospholipid phosphatase 5 isoform X1 gives MPASCKADLRSRRCENPIDRNGNIGGTAEEQATNTRPKLTTRYSQRTNEMPAGKDGRESSDSAAEDVGHTGSITKSKDEMWRNELAMNADSTYAQPEKRGDPSPTTGNSNTKISDAVDFVLRVLLVIAFFKLETMTAFKREIHEEELWLYKNPRRPDIVRGGELLFWVIVAPFLVTVAFYWYTKDKRDFRAASWAWTLALCMNGIPTSVLKITVGRPRPDYFYRCFPDGVMVLNTTSSGLDSSSLDFNCTGLPGDINEGRKSFPSGHSSFAFASFGFIAYYIGAKLHAFDIRGRGHTWRLCIAVIPLFIALLVAVSRTCDYHHHWQDVTIGGLIGLCAGYISYRQYYPSIFTPDAGKPLVRWPSREGKYQRLSGENENESSDDRADGDAVRRPLLAGKEESKWY, from the exons ATGCCCGCCAGTTGTAAAGCGGACCTACGAAGTCGCCGCTGCGAAAATCCAATCGACCGCAACGGCAATATCGGAGGCACAGCCGAGGAGCAG GCGACAAACACCAGACCGAAGCTGACAACCAGATATTCCCAACGGACTAACGAAATGCCTGCGGGCAAGGATGGCCGAGAATCCAGCGACAGTGCCGCAGAGGACGTCGGGCACACAGGATCAATTACCAAGTCCAAGGACGAAATGTGGCGCAATGAACTTGCTATGAACGCGGACAGCACTTACGCTCAGCCCGAAAAGCGAGGGGATCCAAGTCCCACCACAGGGAACTCCAATACGAAGATCAGCGATGCCGTAGATTTTGTACTCCGCGTTCTCCTTGTCATTGCCTTCTT CAAGCTGGAGACGATGACAGCTTTTAAGCGGGAAATCCATGAAGAAGAGCTGTGGCTATACAAGAATCCAAGGAGGCCGGACATCGTCAGGGGCGGGGAACTGCTCTTCTGGGTCATAGTGGCTCCCTTTCTGGTCACTGTCGCCTTCTACTGGTACACAAAAGACAAACGGGACTTCAGAGCCGCCAGCTGGGCCTGGACATTGGCCCTGTGCATGAATGGCATTCCCACAAGCGTACTAAAGATAACAGTGGGGCGCCCCAGGCCAGACTACTTCTACCGCTGCTTTCCCGATGGCGTAATGGTGCTTAACACAACGTCAAGTGGCTTAGACAGTTCCAGCTTGGATTTCAATTGCACAGGTCTTCCGGGCGACATAAACGAAGGCCGCAAGAGCTTCCCCAGCGGACACTCTTCGT TCGCCTTTGCTAGTTTTGGTTTCATTGCCTACTACATTGGCGCCAAGCTGCACGCTTTCGATATCCGGGGACGCGGACACACCTGGCGGCTCTGCATCGCAGTGATACCTTTGTTCATCGCACTGCTGGTTGCAGTTAGTCGCACCTGCGACTACCACCACCACTGGCAGGATGTGACCATCGGCGGTCTGATTGGTCTGTGTGCAGGCTATATAAGCTACAGACAATACTATCCCTCCATTTTCACACCTGATGCCGGCAAACCGCTGGTGAGGTGGCCCAGCAGAGAGGGAAAGTACCAGCGACTGTCAGGAgagaatgaaaatgaaagtaGTGATGATCGAGCTGACGGCGATGCGGTGCGGAGACCTCTCCTCGCTGGCAAGGAAGAGTCCAAATGGTACTAA
- the LOC120454068 gene encoding phospholipid phosphatase 5 isoform X2, translating to MPAGKDGRESSDSAAEDVGHTGSITKSKDEMWRNELAMNADSTYAQPEKRGDPSPTTGNSNTKISDAVDFVLRVLLVIAFFKLETMTAFKREIHEEELWLYKNPRRPDIVRGGELLFWVIVAPFLVTVAFYWYTKDKRDFRAASWAWTLALCMNGIPTSVLKITVGRPRPDYFYRCFPDGVMVLNTTSSGLDSSSLDFNCTGLPGDINEGRKSFPSGHSSFAFASFGFIAYYIGAKLHAFDIRGRGHTWRLCIAVIPLFIALLVAVSRTCDYHHHWQDVTIGGLIGLCAGYISYRQYYPSIFTPDAGKPLVRWPSREGKYQRLSGENENESSDDRADGDAVRRPLLAGKEESKWY from the exons ATGCCTGCGGGCAAGGATGGCCGAGAATCCAGCGACAGTGCCGCAGAGGACGTCGGGCACACAGGATCAATTACCAAGTCCAAGGACGAAATGTGGCGCAATGAACTTGCTATGAACGCGGACAGCACTTACGCTCAGCCCGAAAAGCGAGGGGATCCAAGTCCCACCACAGGGAACTCCAATACGAAGATCAGCGATGCCGTAGATTTTGTACTCCGCGTTCTCCTTGTCATTGCCTTCTT CAAGCTGGAGACGATGACAGCTTTTAAGCGGGAAATCCATGAAGAAGAGCTGTGGCTATACAAGAATCCAAGGAGGCCGGACATCGTCAGGGGCGGGGAACTGCTCTTCTGGGTCATAGTGGCTCCCTTTCTGGTCACTGTCGCCTTCTACTGGTACACAAAAGACAAACGGGACTTCAGAGCCGCCAGCTGGGCCTGGACATTGGCCCTGTGCATGAATGGCATTCCCACAAGCGTACTAAAGATAACAGTGGGGCGCCCCAGGCCAGACTACTTCTACCGCTGCTTTCCCGATGGCGTAATGGTGCTTAACACAACGTCAAGTGGCTTAGACAGTTCCAGCTTGGATTTCAATTGCACAGGTCTTCCGGGCGACATAAACGAAGGCCGCAAGAGCTTCCCCAGCGGACACTCTTCGT TCGCCTTTGCTAGTTTTGGTTTCATTGCCTACTACATTGGCGCCAAGCTGCACGCTTTCGATATCCGGGGACGCGGACACACCTGGCGGCTCTGCATCGCAGTGATACCTTTGTTCATCGCACTGCTGGTTGCAGTTAGTCGCACCTGCGACTACCACCACCACTGGCAGGATGTGACCATCGGCGGTCTGATTGGTCTGTGTGCAGGCTATATAAGCTACAGACAATACTATCCCTCCATTTTCACACCTGATGCCGGCAAACCGCTGGTGAGGTGGCCCAGCAGAGAGGGAAAGTACCAGCGACTGTCAGGAgagaatgaaaatgaaagtaGTGATGATCGAGCTGACGGCGATGCGGTGCGGAGACCTCTCCTCGCTGGCAAGGAAGAGTCCAAATGGTACTAA
- the LOC120454070 gene encoding RNA-binding protein 42, giving the protein MGTKRRNIEDELSRFEAEISKPPARNLFVPNQVRPIIAANTYHNTQHKLQHHQGIGGSRLTVPPPPIPPPPTFMSTFVPTGSGGGSSASSKPMSATPVVLSSAPKLYQCRQSVHVPTVAVAPSIDINAVSFDVTQKLKKLKAEKSGPNPIAEEAIKAARASSALQSFQTTERKKKDRKTVRIAGGTVWEDTSLADWPDDDFRIFCGDLGNDVNDEVLTRTFNKFPSFQRARVVRDKRTGKSKGFGFVSFREPADFIRAMKEMDGRYVGSRPIKLRKSTWRQRSLDVVKKKEREKQVLLQAFNSMT; this is encoded by the coding sequence ATGGGTACAAAGCGTCGCAACATCGAGGATGAGCTCTCACGCTTCGAGGCGGAGATCTCGAAGCCTCCCGCCCGCAATCTCTTCGTGCCCAACCAGGTTCGCCCGATCATAGCCGCCAACACATACCACAACACGCAGCACAAGTTGCAGCATCACCAGGGAATTGGAGGATCGCGTCTGACCGTACCCCCGCCTCCGatcccaccaccacccacctttATGTCAACCTTTGTGCCAACGGGCAGTGGAGGTGGCTCCTCTGCCAGCTCCAAGCCAATGTCGGCAACTCCCGTAGTCCTGAGCAGCGCCCCCAAGCTGTATCAGTGCCGGCAGTCTGTGCACGTGCCTACCGTTGCCGTCGCGCCCTCTATTGACATCAACGCCGTCTCTTTTGACGTGACGCAGAAGCTGAAGAAGCTTAAAGCGGAGAAGTCCGGACCCAATCCTATTGCAGAAGAGGCCATTAAGGCGGCGCGTGCATCATCGGCGCTGCAATCCTTCCAGACAACGGAGCGGAAGAAAAAGGACCGCAAGACTGTACGTATCGCTGGCGGCACAGTGTGGGAGGATACTTCGCTGGCTGACTGGCCCGACGATGACTTCCGAATTTTCTGCGGTGACTTGGGAAACGACGTCAACGACGAGGTCCTCACCCGGACCTTCAACAAGTTCCCCTCGTTCCAGCGGGCCCGGGTAGTGCGGGACAAGCGCACGGGCAAGAGCAAGGGATTCGGCTTCGTGAGCTTCAGAGAACCAGCCGACTTTATACGGGCCATGAAGGAGATGGACGGTCGCTATGTGGGCAGCCGACCTATCAAGCTGCGCAAGAGCACGTGGCGACAACGCAGCCTTGACGTGGTTAAGAAAAAGGAGCGCGAAAAACAGGTGCTGCTGCAGGCGTTTAACTCCATGACCTGA
- the LOC120454072 gene encoding GTP-binding protein Rheb homolog, with the protein MPTKERNIAMMGYRSVGKSSLCIQFVEGQFVDSYDPTIENTFTKIERVKSQDYIVKLIDTAGQDEYSIFPVQYSMDYHGYVLVYSITSQKSFEVVKIIYEKLLDVMGKKYVPVVLVGNKTDLQPERTVSTEEGKKLAESWRAAFLETSAKQNESVGDIFHQLLILIENENGNPQEKSSCLVS; encoded by the exons ATGCCAACCAAGGAGCGCAACATAGCTATGATGGGCTACCGATCCGTGG GCAAATCGTCGCTATGCATACAGTTCGTAGAGGGCCAGTTCGTGGACTCCTATGACCCCACTATCGAGAACA CCTTCACAAAGATCGAGCGCGTAAAGTCGCAAGACTACATCGTGAAGCTCATCGACACGGCCGGCCAGGACGAGTACAGCATATTCCCGGTGCAGTACAGCATGGACTACCACGGATACGTCCTGGTATACTCGATAACCAGCCAAAAGTCCTTTGAGGTGGTGAAGATCATATACGAGAAGCTGCTGGATGTGATGGGCAAGAAATA TGTACCTGTGGTGTTGGTGGGCAACAAGACCGATCTGCAGCCGGAGCGAACCGTTTCTACGGAGGAAGGCAAGAAGCTGGCCGAGTCCTGGCGAGCGGCATTTCTTGAAACGTCTGCCAAACAGAACGAG TCCGTGGGAGATATATTTCATCAGCTGCTGATCCTCATAGAAAACGAGAACGGCAATCCCCAGGAGAAAAGCAGTTGCCTGGTTTCGTAG